From the genome of Thermocrinis jamiesonii, one region includes:
- a CDS encoding ArsR/SmtB family transcription factor, which yields MEYYSEEVLEEWVELLRALAHPVRLRILSALIEGRQCVKNLSELLKISQPNVSQHLGILRSKGIVGCKREGSLVCYYIKDERALKIYEILSKEVVRWQET from the coding sequence ATGGAGTATTACAGCGAAGAAGTGCTTGAGGAATGGGTTGAGCTTTTGAGGGCTTTGGCCCATCCTGTGAGGTTGAGGATTTTATCAGCCTTGATAGAAGGTAGGCAATGCGTTAAAAATTTAAGTGAGCTGCTTAAGATCTCCCAACCAAATGTTTCTCAACACTTAGGAATATTGAGGAGTAAAGGTATAGTTGGTTGTAAGAGGGAGGGTTCCTTAGTTTGCTATTACATCAAGGACGAAAGGGCGCTTAAAATTTATGAAATCTTGAGCAAGGAGGTAGTCAGATGGCAGGAAACGTAA
- a CDS encoding Ppx/GppA phosphatase family protein produces MRVASIDVGSYSCRLSVADLSNSFSLIYEEGKVTALATGLKNGNYLLEDRVNETLKVIKEYIAKAKELKANRIILVGTEALRRAKNADDFLRRVKEETGYDLKVITPEEEGSLAFLAVAFSLKPEGNFCIIDQGGGSTEFVCGKGFEVEYIQSLPIGIVNLTEEFIKSDPPTNYELESLKNFLDEALSKVVKPCDTLVGLGGTITTISAIKHGVFPYEGEKVHGTKLSLDDIMFWLDTLSGMKAEDRVRHFPHIEPKRAKVIIPGLMIFYRAMMLFGKREIVVSDWGIKEGVLIREYMRKEGF; encoded by the coding sequence GTGAGAGTAGCTTCCATTGACGTAGGCTCCTACTCTTGCAGACTAAGTGTGGCGGATCTTTCCAACTCCTTCAGTCTAATTTACGAAGAGGGCAAAGTTACAGCTTTGGCAACTGGATTGAAGAATGGAAATTACCTTTTGGAAGATAGAGTAAATGAGACTTTAAAGGTAATAAAGGAATATATTGCAAAGGCAAAAGAGCTGAAAGCAAACAGGATAATCTTGGTGGGCACCGAAGCTCTCAGAAGAGCAAAAAACGCCGACGATTTTTTAAGAAGGGTAAAGGAAGAAACTGGTTATGACTTAAAGGTCATCACACCGGAGGAAGAGGGAAGCCTGGCTTTTTTGGCTGTTGCCTTTTCTTTAAAACCCGAGGGTAATTTCTGCATCATAGACCAAGGGGGCGGTTCTACGGAATTTGTGTGTGGAAAAGGGTTTGAGGTTGAATATATACAATCTTTGCCCATAGGAATAGTTAATTTAACCGAAGAGTTTATAAAGAGCGATCCACCTACCAACTATGAGCTTGAGTCTTTAAAAAACTTTTTGGACGAGGCACTAAGTAAGGTAGTAAAACCTTGCGATACTTTGGTTGGCTTGGGTGGAACAATAACCACCATAAGTGCCATAAAGCATGGAGTATTTCCATACGAAGGAGAGAAGGTGCATGGAACTAAGCTTAGCTTAGACGATATAATGTTTTGGCTTGATACCTTAAGTGGTATGAAGGCAGAGGACAGAGTAAGGCACTTCCCTCACATAGAACCAAAGCGTGCCAAAGTGATCATTCCGGGGCTTATGATATTCTACAGGGCTATGATGCTGTTTGGTAAAAGAGAAATAGTGGTGAGCGATTGGGGTATTAAGGAGGGTGTTTTAATAAGGGAATATATGCGTAAGGAAGGTTTTTAA
- a CDS encoding cation:proton antiporter: MHSYEILVWVGSLLSLLFFSAFFLRFLRIPYIISFMLAGFLGKAIFPEKVIEWVALLEHSAVVFLFFFIGLEYSFERLWNMKNIVGPGMVDFILNFLPIFAVLYLITKDLIFSSVIAAALYPSSTSIVAKLLSDYKRLVFPEADLLIGILIFEDLVSVILLSLMSGGIKNGGEDQTFLMLRSVIFLVFVFFAFYLLKDLVYKGVNRADKIATEPIFPFMVVGFLLLLCGMGEWLGVSSALIAFLLGVIVPEQSLTYKAIEEKLSDLKELALGVFFFSFTYTSDIALEQDLLILSAVLILSLITKAISTYIGAKLYGLGKKASIRASFSFLPRGEFSLIFASLLPTTQPFVFLVVLLSSIVGSISFVYAPKIASLFGKKSS, from the coding sequence ATGCATTCATACGAGATCTTAGTTTGGGTTGGCAGCCTACTCAGTTTGCTCTTTTTTTCTGCCTTTTTTCTTAGATTTTTGCGTATTCCATACATCATCTCCTTTATGTTGGCTGGTTTTTTAGGAAAAGCAATTTTTCCAGAAAAGGTCATTGAGTGGGTAGCCCTTTTGGAGCATTCTGCAGTTGTATTTTTGTTTTTCTTCATAGGGCTTGAATACTCCTTTGAACGTCTGTGGAATATGAAGAACATTGTAGGACCTGGTATGGTAGATTTTATTCTTAATTTTCTTCCTATTTTTGCGGTTTTGTATTTGATAACCAAAGACCTAATCTTTTCTTCTGTAATTGCGGCAGCTCTTTATCCTTCCAGTACGTCCATAGTAGCCAAGCTTTTGTCCGATTACAAGAGACTGGTATTTCCAGAAGCGGACCTACTCATAGGCATACTAATATTTGAAGACTTAGTATCGGTAATCCTTCTGTCTTTGATGTCTGGCGGTATAAAGAATGGCGGTGAGGATCAAACCTTTCTAATGCTTAGAAGCGTTATCTTTCTTGTGTTTGTTTTCTTTGCCTTTTACTTGCTTAAAGATCTGGTGTATAAAGGGGTTAATCGTGCAGATAAGATTGCCACTGAACCAATCTTTCCCTTCATGGTGGTGGGCTTTTTATTGCTGCTGTGCGGTATGGGAGAGTGGTTAGGTGTATCCTCTGCCCTGATAGCCTTTTTGCTTGGAGTGATAGTCCCAGAACAAAGTCTTACTTACAAGGCTATAGAAGAAAAACTTTCGGACTTGAAAGAGCTTGCCTTAGGCGTATTCTTCTTCAGCTTTACCTATACTTCTGATATAGCCCTTGAGCAAGATCTACTGATTTTGTCCGCAGTTCTTATTCTATCCCTGATAACAAAGGCGATCTCTACGTATATAGGAGCAAAACTTTATGGACTTGGCAAAAAGGCATCTATTAGAGCAAGCTTTTCCTTTTTGCCAAGAGGAGAGTTCTCTCTTATATTTGCCAGCTTACTTCCTACAACTCAGCCCTTTGTTTTCCTTGTGGTGCTTTTAAGCTCAATCGTTGGAAGCATAAGCTTTGTATATGCTCCAAAGATAGCTTCTCTTTTTGGGAAGAAATCCTCTTAA
- a CDS encoding cation:proton antiporter regulatory subunit, with protein MKIKETDLPGIGKKYGVLLKSGKELVIIIHNTGRREIYLMKDEEPSCFIELTDEEARDLGFLLAGATYQPVSSEKMEMILQQVVMEWVKVEEGSNFAGKTIAQLEIRRKTGVSIIAIERGGKVIPSPDPYTEKIEVGDTLISVGTRQQIKSFLELCGRCST; from the coding sequence ATGAAGATAAAAGAGACTGATCTGCCGGGCATAGGGAAAAAGTATGGAGTTTTGCTAAAGAGCGGTAAGGAGCTTGTGATAATTATCCACAATACTGGAAGGAGGGAGATATACCTTATGAAAGATGAAGAACCAAGCTGTTTCATAGAGCTCACCGATGAAGAGGCAAGGGACCTTGGTTTTCTTCTGGCGGGTGCTACCTATCAACCTGTTTCTTCGGAGAAGATGGAGATGATCCTTCAGCAGGTGGTTATGGAATGGGTGAAGGTTGAGGAGGGGTCAAATTTTGCAGGAAAAACCATTGCCCAACTTGAAATCAGAAGAAAGACAGGTGTATCAATAATAGCCATAGAAAGGGGAGGGAAGGTCATACCAAGCCCGGACCCTTACACAGAAAAAATAGAAGTTGGAGATACTTTAATTTCGGTTGGCACAAGACAGCAAATAAAATCCTTTTTAGAACTCTGTGGAAGGTGTAGCACTTAA
- a CDS encoding heat shock protein transcriptional repressor HspR — protein sequence MKREAKKRYTISVVAEMYNIHPQTLRLYEKEGLIKPYRSKGRTRYYTEEDLKRLELVLTLSRELGVNLAGIEIIIRMKEQMEEMERQIQKLLEIIQSSLIAEEREDVKAIVLASKNVIAKVRDIIYSDEDKRD from the coding sequence ATGAAGAGGGAAGCAAAGAAAAGATATACCATAAGCGTGGTAGCAGAGATGTATAACATACACCCTCAAACCCTCAGACTCTACGAAAAAGAGGGTTTGATAAAACCATATAGAAGCAAGGGAAGAACAAGGTATTACACAGAGGAAGACCTAAAAAGGCTTGAGCTTGTGCTTACTCTTTCCAGAGAATTGGGAGTGAACTTGGCTGGCATTGAGATAATAATCAGGATGAAGGAACAGATGGAGGAGATGGAAAGGCAAATACAAAAGCTTTTGGAGATCATACAAAGCAGTCTGATCGCAGAGGAAAGGGAAGACGTAAAGGCAATAGTGCTGGCAAGCAAGAACGTAATAGCAAAGGTTAGGGATATAATCTATAGCGATGAAGATAAAAGAGACTGA
- the dnaJ gene encoding molecular chaperone DnaJ, which yields MQSFKKDYYEVLGVSRNATQEEIKKAYRRLARKYHPDFNKDPEAQEKFKEINEAYQVLSDPEKRKLYDQYGHAAFQGAGAGGYTQETWGDLFETIEDIFKGFGFEDIFERRGRRRTQRKPVKGEDIYHTVELTLEEAYSGKVVSVPVLREVPCPVCEGYGYDKTKGERACPTCGGRGVIYQRQFFISISQTCPTCNGEGVIREPCGRCAGKGTIPQKEEIKVRIPPGVDNGSRVFVEGKGHAGLYGGPAGDLYLLIKVRPHHLFERRGDNLYLDINIKLTEAVLGAEVEVPTLTGERIKVRIPPGTKEGDTVRVEGKGMPRLRGSGFGDLILRIHIDVPKLGLMDKFFGDGRRLKQLLEELDKLLPEPQRIRTRQP from the coding sequence ATGCAATCTTTCAAAAAGGACTACTACGAAGTGCTTGGGGTTTCAAGGAATGCGACCCAGGAGGAAATAAAGAAAGCTTATAGAAGGCTTGCAAGAAAATACCATCCAGATTTTAACAAAGATCCCGAAGCTCAAGAAAAGTTCAAAGAGATAAACGAGGCCTATCAGGTCCTTTCGGATCCAGAAAAGAGAAAACTGTATGACCAATATGGACACGCTGCCTTTCAGGGAGCTGGTGCAGGAGGATACACGCAGGAAACTTGGGGAGACCTGTTTGAAACCATAGAAGACATATTCAAGGGCTTTGGCTTTGAAGATATCTTTGAAAGGAGAGGAAGAAGGCGCACCCAAAGAAAGCCCGTCAAAGGAGAGGATATCTACCACACCGTAGAGCTGACCCTTGAAGAGGCTTATTCAGGAAAGGTGGTAAGCGTACCTGTGCTTAGAGAAGTCCCTTGTCCGGTTTGCGAAGGATACGGTTATGACAAAACCAAAGGAGAAAGGGCGTGTCCCACGTGCGGTGGAAGGGGCGTTATCTATCAAAGACAGTTTTTCATAAGCATATCCCAAACCTGTCCAACTTGCAATGGAGAGGGTGTGATAAGGGAGCCGTGCGGAAGGTGTGCCGGAAAAGGAACCATTCCACAGAAAGAAGAGATAAAGGTGCGTATTCCACCCGGTGTGGATAACGGAAGCAGGGTTTTTGTGGAAGGCAAAGGTCACGCTGGACTATATGGAGGACCGGCGGGAGACCTTTACCTTCTAATTAAGGTAAGACCTCATCACCTGTTTGAAAGGAGAGGAGACAATCTGTACTTAGACATCAATATTAAGCTCACAGAAGCTGTGTTAGGTGCGGAGGTTGAAGTGCCCACTCTAACAGGTGAAAGGATCAAGGTAAGAATCCCACCTGGCACAAAGGAAGGAGACACCGTTAGGGTGGAAGGTAAAGGTATGCCAAGGTTAAGGGGTAGCGGTTTCGGAGACTTAATACTCAGGATCCACATAGATGTGCCCAAACTCGGTTTGATGGACAAGTTCTTTGGCGACGGAAGAAGACTAAAACAACTCTTGGAGGAGTTAGATAAACTACTGCCTGAACCTCAAAGGATCAGAACAAGACAGCCATGA